A genomic window from Oncorhynchus mykiss isolate Arlee unplaced genomic scaffold, USDA_OmykA_1.1 un_scaffold_227, whole genome shotgun sequence includes:
- the LOC118948230 gene encoding toll-like receptor 13 gives MLVVLVHNLAGPYLLPLYHITLGWLLEAMRSNTRGRYHYDAFVSYSGKDERWVVEELLPNLEQRGPPFLRLCLHSRDFQLGKDIVENITDSLYRSRHTLCLVSRHYLRSNWCSLEMKLATYRLQLEQRDILLLVFLEKIPPRHLSAHHRLARLLKTRTYLDWPQDPLQHQAFWDRLWAKLKPQTELEIRG, from the coding sequence ATGCTGGTGGTGTTGGTCCATAACCTGGCCGGCccctacctcctccccctctaccacATCACCCTTGGCTGGCTGTTAGAAGCCATGCGATCCAACACCAGGGGGCGCTACCACTACGATGCGTTTGTCTCCTATAGCGGGAAGGACGAGCGCTGGGTGGTGGAGGAGCTGCTTCCCAATCTGGAGCAGAGGGGTCCTCCTTTCCTGCGCCTCTGTCTGCACAGCAGGGACTTCCAGCTGGGGAAGGACATTGTGGAGAACATCACAGACAGCCTCTACCGGAGCCGCCACACTCTCTGCCTAGTCAGCCGCCACTACCTACGCAGTAACTGGTGCTCTCTGGAGATGAAGCTGGCCACCTACAGGCTGCAGCTGGAGCAAAGGGACATCCTCCTTCTGGTCTTCCTGGAGAAGATCCCCCCTCGACATCTGTCTGCCCACCACAGGCTGGCTCGCCTGCTGAAAACCAGGACTTATCTGGACTGGCCCCAGGACCCCCTTCAGCACCAGGCATTCTGGGACAGACTGTGGGCTAAACTGAAACCTCAGACCGAGCTTGAGATCAGAGGTTGA